The Desulfobotulus mexicanus genome includes the window GGCCAGTCTTGGAGCGATGAGGGCGGCAAGGCCGTAGAAGATAAAGATGGCACCATAATTATTTCCCACATTTTCAAGGCCGAACCATTCTGCGGTAATGGTGGGCAGCATGGCTGCAAGGCCGCCGAAACTGAAGCCAACGGCGCAGGTTGCCATGAGAAAACCCGCATAATTCATGGGCATGAGGGCCATATAGAACATGGCGGCACTGAGGAGTATGAAAATTCCCAGCATGGAAAATTTTCTGCCCAGCCTGTCGGAAATCCATCCCCAGCCCAAACGGCCAAAGGCATTGAAAAGGGAAATGGTGACAACGGCGTTTCCTGCGGCCGCAAGGCTCAGCCCTACCATTTCCGTACCTATACTGGCGGCAACACTGATTATCATCAGCCCTGCGGAAACTCCGAAAAACATCCATACGACAAGCATGTAGAACTGGGGCGTGGCCATGGCCTGCAGGGGTGTGAATTCCTGCCTTGCAGACTTTCCTTTTTCAGGGGCGGGCGGATTCCAGCCCGGCGGCTGGTAGCCTTTGGGGGGAACCACCAGAGCCATGGCACCTGCAACGATAAGGCTGCCATAAATCAGCCCCAGATAGAGAAAGGCTTTGGAAACGCCGTAGTTTTCTATGAAAAAAAGAATTACTGGCTTGAAAAGCATACCACCCAGACCTAAGGCTGCAAGGATAAGGCCTGTAATAAGACCTCTTTTTTCAGGAAACCACTTGGAGCAGGTGGCAAGGGGTGTAACATAGGCGGCTCCGATGCCGATACCCGCAATCACACCATAGCTTAAATAAAGAAAATAGATGTTTGTGGCAAAGCTTGCCATGGATACGCCAAGGCCCGTCAGGATGCCCCCGGCTATGGCCACTTTGCGGGGGCCCACCTTGTCCTGTATTCTTCCCGCCACAATAACAGCCAGAGAAAAGAAGGCCAGGGTCAAAGAAAAGGTGAATACCGTATCTCCTGCTGACCAGCCGAAGGTTTCCACAAGGGGCTGGTTGAAAAGACTCCAGGTGTAAATGGCCCCCAGACTGAGCTGCATGAGAAGGGAGCCTGCAACCACAAGCCAGCGGTTGGGAAGGGAGGATTTTTCAAAATTTTCCATCATGAATCTGTATTCTCCGTTATGATATGAATAGAAAGAATTGACATTAAAAATCTAAGGTTTATAGTATTTTAAGTAAGGTTTGGTCTTTGCATGACACCTTTACCTTTTTTAAAAAAGGAGGTCCGCCATGACCCTCCGGTTCAATACAGACATAACAGGCATGTTCGGGGCAAACCAGCTTTCCCGTTTGCAGCAGGGGCTGGGTTCGTCCATTTCCCGCATGGGGTCCGGTCTGCAGATCCAGAAGGCAGCGGATAATGCTTCCGGTCTTACCATTGCCAATAATCTTTCTTCACAGGCAAGGGGATTCGGTCAGGCCATGCGCAATGCCAGCGATGCCATAAGCATTGCCCAGGTGGCAGATGGCGGGATGTCCGGTGTATCCGCAACCCTTCACGGTATCCGGGAAAAGGTGCTACAGGCGGCCAATGCCAGTCAGTCCACCGAGAGCAGGACTGCCATTCAGGCAGATATTTCAAAGGCCGTTACTGCCATGGATGACATTGCATCCAATACCCGTTTCAACAATCAGCCCCTCCTTTCCGGAACTTTTACGGATAAAAGTTTTCAGATAGGAAACCTGCCGGGCCAGACACTAAACTTTTCCATCTCTGCCGTCAATTCCGGCCGTCTTGGAGATCCGGATCTTGGTACTGTTGCGGATATTGATGTGACCACAGAAGAAGGTGCCAGGACTGCTCTGGGTATTGTGGATGCTGCCCTTGGGCAGGTTAATGCTAACCGTGCCAATCTGGGTTCGGCCCATAATCAGCTGGAAAGCAGTATCAGAAGCATTGCCACCAGCCGTGTTCAGACATCTGCTGCGGAATCTTCCATCAGGGATGTGGATATTGCCGAAGAATCCATGAATATGAATCGGATAAAAAATCTTACCAATGCCAGTCTTTTTGCCCAGATTCAGGGGCGGGCCAACCGGGAGAATGTATTTTCCATTCTGATGCCGGGTGCTGCATAAGCCAGAGGCCTGACGCATCTGTGGATATGATAAATTAATTTAAAATGAGAAAGGACAGCTCTAGCTCTGCTGTCCTTTTTCTATGCTGGAAGACAGCAGGCAGTTCTTGAGTCTGCTCACGGCTATCCGTAAAGGCTTATTCTCTGTGATCTCTGACCATAAAATACCCGCTGAAGGTCTTTCTCCTATAGGGAAGCATCTCATGTACTGAGCCGGTGTCCGGGAAAAATGGCTGAGCTAGAGTGTTAAACATAAAAAAATATAAGTTTCAGATTTTATAGTTTAAAAAAAACAGAATATGATGTATGAATTTTGCTTCATAATTAAGAATTAGTGTTCTTGTTTTCGGGCAGGAACAAAAAAATAATAGATTTTTTATAAGGAGAAACCATGGCCGTAAATGTAATGAATGAATACAAATCAAAGCTGACAAGTGCGGAAAATGCCGTGAAAGTCGTCAAGTCCGGTGACCATGTTTTTTACGGAGAGTTTGTTCTCTTTCCCCGCAGACTGGATGAGGCCCTTGCGGAAAGAATCCACGAGCTGAACGGTCTTGAGGTGAGGGGAGTATGTTTTACCCAGTTTCCCAAGGTGATAGAAAAGGATCCCCAGAGGAAGCATGCTGTGGTTTCAGATTATCATTTCAGCGGCATTTCAAGGCGGCTGCATGATCAGAATCTCTGCAATTATGTGCCCATCACCTATCACCAGAGTCCGAGGTTCATAAGAAAATACATCCAGCCCGATGTGGCTTTCATTACCACAGCCCCCATGGACAAAAACGGGTTTCTCAATTTCGGCCTTGCCAATTCCGTGACCGGAGCCAATCTTAGCAAGGCAAAGAAAATTGTGGTGGAGATCAATGAAAATGTTCCCTACTGCATGGGCGGTAATTTTGAGTCCATCCATGTGTCCAAGGTGGATTACATAGTGGAAGGCAGTAATTTCCCCCTGATTGAGGTGCCGCCTGCACCGGGCAAAGATGTCGACCGGGAAATTGCCACACACATTCTCAAGGAAATTGAAGATGGTGCCACCCTTCAGCTGGGCATCGGCGGCCTGCCCAATCTTATTGGTGAGATGATCGCAGCAAGTGATCTGAAGGATATCGGTATCCACACGGAAATGCTGGTGGATTCCTGTGTGGATCTTTATGAGTCAGGAAGGGTGACGGGAAGGAAGAAGAATATTGATCATTTCAAGATGGCCTACACCTTTGCCATGGGTACAAAAAAACTCTATGACTTTCTGCACCTGAACCCTGCAGGCGCATCCTACCCTGTCAATTATGTCAATGATCCGAGGATTGTGGCCCTTAATCCCAAGGTGGTTGCCATAAACAATGCCGTTGAGGTGGATCTCTTTTCTCAGGTCTGCTCAGAATCTTCGGGATACCGTCAGATTTCCGGTACCGGCGGGCAGTTTGACTTTATTTTCGGAGCTTTCAATTCCAAAGGCGGCAAAGGAATCATTGCCCTGACTTCCACTTACACGGACAAGGATGGCACCCTGAAGTCCCGGATTGTCCCCACACTGAAACCCGGAGCCATTGTCACGGTGCCAAGGTCCATCACCCATTATGTGGCTACGGAGTATGGCATTGCCATGCTCAAGGGTAAATCCACCTGGCAGCGGGCCGAGGAGCTGATTAATTTGGCCCATCCGGATTTCAGGGATGAACTGATCAAAGAAGCCGATAAGATGAAAATCTGGGTGAACAGCAACAAGCACGATGCATAAATTTTGATTACAGGGATTAAATTCTGTACTTGTATGGGCACCCTTCACGGGTGCCCCTGATATATTGGGCTCAGATCCAGATGACTGAAAAGACGCAGTTCTCAGCTTCAGTAATGATATTTTGCCTGCACAAAGTCTATTTTATCATGGGTAACAACATAAACCAGCCGATGTTCCTGTGTGATCCTGCGCGACCAGACACCGGAGCCTAAGAATTTGAGGGGTTCCGGCTTACCGATACCTTGAAAAGGGTCTCTCATAACGGCTTCGATCAGCTGAAAAATCCGGAGAGCGGTTTTCCGATCCGTTTCCACCCAATACCTTAGATCTTCTCTGAATTCCGGCTGGAATACGGATTCTTTAGGTTTTTGGGTATGAGATGGAAGCTTTCCCTTTTTACCCAAGACCAACCTCTTTTCTCAGATCATCGATTCTCTGAGGAGAGCCGGAATTTTCACGGACTCTTTCAAGGCTTTTAAGAAGTCTTGCTGCGTTTTTAGGGGATCTGAGAAGATGAGCGGTTTCCAGCACGCCGGAAAGCTCGTTGGCACTTATCATGGCAACATCTTCCCGCCCACGGCGCTGAATAATGACAATTTCCCGGTTATCCGTGACTGTATCCAGTAAAGACGCAAGGCCTGCACGGGCCTGAGTATATGTTGTCTGTATGGTCATTGTCTGCCTCCCTGTATAATGTACACGATAACAGTACTTATGCTGTGCAGATGTGTCAATATATCGGCCTGCCTGATGATTGCTTCTGCCGATGTCAGCTGATTTAATTTCTTGGCTTTGCTATGCCCTTATCCGTAACCTGATTTTTTCAGCCCTTTCTTTTTTCAAAATCTTTCATAAATGCCAGAAGACTTTCCACGGCATCCATGCCCGTGGCATTGTAAAGGGATGCCCTGCACCCGCCCACACTTTTGTGTCCCTTGAGTCCGCTTAAGCCTGCGTTCAGGGCTTCCTTGATGAATACAGGCTCAAGTTCCGTGTTTTTTAGCCGGAAGGTGACATTCATCAGGGAGCGGTCTTCTTTTTCTGCTGTGCCCTGATAAAAGTCCGTGGCATCCAGAGCCTGATAAAGGCGTTCTGCTTTGGCCCTGTTAAGGGCTGCCATTTTTTCAAGTCCACCGATCTCATTTTCCAGCCAGGCCATGACCTTTTCTGCAACATATATGCCGAAGCAGGGTGGAGTATTGTACATGGAATAGTGGTCGGAATAGGTTTTGTATCGCATTAGGGTGGGCATGACGGCATCGGGATTCCAGTGCAGCATATCTTCCCGGATAATGACCAGCGTAAGGCCGGAAGGTCCAAGATTTTTCTGGGCTCCCGCATATATGAGGCCGAATTTTTCCACGGGTACGGGCCTGCTGAAAATATCAGAGCACATGTCGCAAACCAGAGGCATTTCTCCCGTATCCGGATAATGCTGCCACTGGGTACCCCGTATGGTGTTGTTGGATGTGATGTGCACATAGCGGGCTTTTGGGTCAAAATCTGCGTTTTTTGGAATAAAGGAAAAGGCTTTTTCTTCGGAAGATGCGGCATAACGGACCTTTTTCCCCAGAAGAGAGGCCTGTTCAAAGGCTTTGGTGGCCCAGGTGCCTGTGTTTATGTAATCCGCCCTGTCATCGGGACCCAGAAAGTTCATGGGTGCCATGGCAAACTGCAGGCTGGCACCGCCCTGAATAAAAAGCACACGGTAGTTGTCCGGCAGATTTAAAAGTCTTTTGGCCCTGTTTCTGGCACTTGCCAGCACCTCAGCGAAGAGATCCGAGCGATGGCTGATTTCCAGAATAGACATACCTGAATTCTTGAAATTCAGCATTTCCGCCTGCACTTCCTCCAGCACGGAAAGGGGCAGGGCTGCGGGGCCGGGGTTGAAATTGTGGATACGCTCTGTCATGGAAAAACCCCCTTTCGGGATGGAGATTTGTTTTTTTTCAGTTTTTTGCCTTTGCATGCCTGCCGTTTATCCCCGGATGAAAAAAACTTGTCAATACCCATTTATCCTGTGTGCATAGTCTTACCTTAAAGCCTTTCCTGTGTTATGAAAGCTTTAGTGTATAAGCTCATTTAAAATGGTGAAATTTTAACCTGTCTGGTTATCGGGAGTTTTAGATATGGAAATGCTGAAATATCCTTCGGCTGAAGCCGAAGCGAGGCTTCAGGCCATTGTGGCCAGAGGCCTTGGAGAAACGGAAGAAATGACAGCCCAGGTGGCCCGTATTCTTGAGGATGTCCGCACAAGGGGAGACGAGGCGGTTTTGGAATATACCCGCCGTTTTGATGCACCGGATCTGTCGGCCCATGCCCTCTGCGTGACGGAAGTGGAGATAGATGCCGCAGAAAAAATGGTCAATCCTGCTTTTATGAAGGCACTGGACAGGGCCGTGGAGCAGATAGCATCCTTTCACAGAAGACAGGTGCAGAATTCCTGGATTGATACCCCCAGAGACGGAGTTATGCTGGGCCAGCTTGTGAAGCCCGTGGATGCGGCAGGGGTTTATGTTCCCGGAGCCACCGGAGGTATGACGCCGCTGGTTTCTTCCGTACTAATGGGGGGAATTCCCGCCCGTATTGCCGGTGTGAAGAAGGTTATCATGACAACGCCGCCCATGGCGGATGGTTCCGTGAACCCCCATCTTCTGGTGGCGGCCCGCAAAGTGGGTATGGATGCGGTTATCCGGGCTGGAAGTGCCTGGGGCATTGCTGCCATGGCCTGGGGAACGGAGCAGGTCCCCAGGGTGGATGTGATTGTGGGACCGGGCAATATCTGGGTGACTTTGGCTAAGAAGCTGGTTTCCGGCATGGTGGGCATAGACATGATAGCCGGTCCTTCGGAAATACTTGTGATCAGTGACGGAAAAGCTCCTGCCGCCTATGCTGCCGCCGATCTTCTTTCCCAGGCGGAGCATGACACCATGGCTTCGGCCATTCTGGTGACAACGGATGCCGCCTTTGCCAAAGAGGTGCTGGCTGAGCTGGAAAAGCAGCTGGCAAACCTTCCCAGAAAGGATACGGCGGAAGCTTCCCTGCGGGATTTCGGAGCCATCCTTGTGGTGGATACCCTGGAGCAGGCCTTTGATGTTTCCAACCGTTTGGCCCCGGAACATCTGGAGCTGCTCATGGAAGACCCCCTTTCCTGGATAGGAAAGGTCCGTAATGCCGGAGCCATTTTCTGCGGCACCCATACGCCGGAACCCATGGGGGACTATATTGCAGGACCCAACCATGTGCTTCCTACGGCAGGCACTGCCCGTTTTGCCTCTGCCCTTGGAGTGGATCATTTTGTGAAAAAATCCAGCCTGATATCCTATACAAGGGATGCTTTTATGAAGGAAGCCGAAGATGTGATGCATCTTGCAGGCATTGAGGGCCTTGAGGCCCACGCCCATTCGGTGCGGGTGCGGCTGGAAAAGGGTTGATCTGCTGGTATGCAAATAAAGATACCTTGCGCCTGTCTGCGGGCAGGCACAGGGGCCTGCCCCTACAACATCTTTTACCCTCACGGTCTTTTTTAAATATCTTAAAGGCTCTAAACTCGGCAGGCCTCAGGTGCTTGCCTTCATTAAGGACCCTAAAGACCTTAGAGACTGCCCGCACCCGTAAAGCGGAGCCTGCAAATCAGTAAAGCTCAGGCCGCATTCTTTCCTCCAGGGTCTTTCTTACCACTTCAAAGCTTTCCGGGTCTGCGTCCATATCCGGCGGGTTCAGGGGCTCTTCAAAGCTGAGAATGACAGTGGAAAAGGGTTTGGGGATGACAAAGCGATCCCAGCTTTCGGCCTGCCAGCGTTTTTCTGCTATAAGCAGTACGGGCAGGAGCAGGGCTTCGCTTTGCTGGGCAATGCGGATGGCTCCGGGTTTAACGATGCCTATGGGTCCTGTGGGACCATCCAGTATGTGCCCCCCCAGTCCGGTTCTGCGGATGTGGGCGATCATCTCCGCCATGGCTTCACTGCCTCCCCGTGTGGAAGATCCCCGTACCGTATGCCAGCCGACCCGCTCTGCCACATTGGCGATGATTCTGCCGTCTTCACTCCGGCTGATCATCAGCCCCGGTTTAAAACGGTTGAACCACCTGCCATAGCGGGCAATGGCAGGAAAAAACTGCTGGTGCCACTGGCAGATGAGAATTTTTTCACCCTTTTCAAGCCTTGTCATTACCTTATCCAGCCCTCTGGTTCTGTAGCGGTAGGTGGCACTGATGAGGCGGATGATGAATAAAATAACTATGGCGAGTACGGGGTTGCCCAGCTGTTTTCTTATGGCTTTCATGAGTATCCTTTTTTCATTCGAATTATTCAGCACTATTTTTCTTTGGCAAATTGAATATCTTTAATCTGGTGCATAGACAACCGGACCATTTGTTCGTGACGCAATCTTATTCGGGATCTTCTTGCCCTGTGCGGAAGCGGCAAAAACTCCCCGCCACAGGCAGGATAAGCATTTTGATTACCATGGCAGGCTTAAGCACGCTGCCTTTGTGGCGGCTCAGACAGTTTGCCGCTTCTTTCGCACAGGCCTGCGAAGCTCTGATCCGAAACGATTGCAATGTCACTCACAAACAGCCCGATTGTCTTTTGTTAGAGCCAAGGCATTGAAATTAAAATGCAATGTTTCAGCTTGAAATGTGCTGGGCAGTTGCGTCCTTTTTTAATTTTTATCTGCCGTCCGCTTCCAGGGCCATCCCCGGTGCTTCCTGCGGAATATTGCCCCTGATGAGAACGTTTTTCTGGACGGAAGTTACTACCTTGTCCAGCTCCCGGAGGGTTTCACGAACTTCCTGTATGCCGGACCGGGCGTTTGATGTTATGGCGGGCACATCATGTCCTGCTGTGGCAATATCATCTATCATGCGGGAAATTTTGTCCAGCTCCCCATGCAGCCCCTCCATGATGGTGTCCATATCTTTGTTCAGGCGTTCTCCCATGACCTTTAGTTGAGCCAGATTCTCATTGACAAGATCCACGCTTTCAGGGGTTTTGCCCGCAGCTTCTTCCACATGGGCAAGGATGGCACTGACCTCTGCCATGCGGGCATGGATTTCTTCCATCAGTTCACGGGACTTCAGAATGGAGCCAAGGGTACCTTTTCCTTCCTGTAATTCCATTAAAATAAGATTCACCGTGTCCATGGCGGTGAAGACCGGACCCTTGGGGTCACGGAACGCGCTTGTCATTTCCGAAAGATCCTGCACAGCTCCTATGACCATTTTTGCGGTTTTTTCTATCTCAAATTCCGCAATGAGGTCAGATATGGATTTTCTTTCCTGGGAGAAAATTTCTCCGCCATGGGGAACAAGGGGGGCATCACTGCGGCCTGCCGTGCGTATGGACACATATTCCGAGCCTATGAGTGTCGGGCTTTCCACGGTGGCCATGGTATCTTCACGGATGCGGGAGCTGTAGGCTTCCAGTATGTCCAGATCCACCCGGACATGCTCACCCTTGACTGTTACCCTGCGTACCCGGCCCACATCCGTATTGAAGAGTTTTACAGCGGCTCCCCGCTGCAGGTTGTAGCTTTCCGCAAAAATTGTATGGTAGCTGATGTGCCTTTCAAACCAGCCTTTTCCCCTGCCAAGGATGAAAAGGCTTGATAGCAGCAGCACCATAATGGCCACCACAAAGGTACCCACCACACGTTCTCTGCGGCTGAATTCCAGATCCATATTATTATTCTCCTCTTTAGAGCCTTATTTCCCGGAAGCTGCCCTCTTCCAGAAGCCATTTCCGGGTAGTCCAGCCCCTGCCGGTTTCTGAGTCATCGCTCCAGAATACAAGGGAAGCTCCGCTTTTGCTGAAGTTTTTTAAGGCCTCCAGAAAAAGGGATTTTCTCCGCCTTCCCACAAAATCCTCGGGTCTTTCCACAAGGATAAGGCGGGGGGATTTGGCAAGGCCCCGTACGGCAATGGCAGCCCGCTGTTCCATGGGGCTTGTGGCTGCAGGCCGCAGGTGCAGCTTGTCTTCGATGCAGAATTTGCGGCAGAGATCCCGGCACAGGGGCGGCATGTCCGGTTGCATGGTGTTGTTATACCAGGCTTTGCCGATGAGAATGTTTTCCT containing:
- a CDS encoding type II toxin-antitoxin system Phd/YefM family antitoxin, with the translated sequence MTIQTTYTQARAGLASLLDTVTDNREIVIIQRRGREDVAMISANELSGVLETAHLLRSPKNAARLLKSLERVRENSGSPQRIDDLRKEVGLG
- a CDS encoding L-lactate MFS transporter, with translation MMENFEKSSLPNRWLVVAGSLLMQLSLGAIYTWSLFNQPLVETFGWSAGDTVFTFSLTLAFFSLAVIVAGRIQDKVGPRKVAIAGGILTGLGVSMASFATNIYFLYLSYGVIAGIGIGAAYVTPLATCSKWFPEKRGLITGLILAALGLGGMLFKPVILFFIENYGVSKAFLYLGLIYGSLIVAGAMALVVPPKGYQPPGWNPPAPEKGKSARQEFTPLQAMATPQFYMLVVWMFFGVSAGLMIISVAASIGTEMVGLSLAAAGNAVVTISLFNAFGRLGWGWISDRLGRKFSMLGIFILLSAAMFYMALMPMNYAGFLMATCAVGFSFGGLAAMLPTITAEWFGLENVGNNYGAIFIFYGLAALIAPRLAIAIGFEKALLVAGFACLGCIITAAFARAPDHRS
- the hisD gene encoding histidinol dehydrogenase, producing the protein MEMLKYPSAEAEARLQAIVARGLGETEEMTAQVARILEDVRTRGDEAVLEYTRRFDAPDLSAHALCVTEVEIDAAEKMVNPAFMKALDRAVEQIASFHRRQVQNSWIDTPRDGVMLGQLVKPVDAAGVYVPGATGGMTPLVSSVLMGGIPARIAGVKKVIMTTPPMADGSVNPHLLVAARKVGMDAVIRAGSAWGIAAMAWGTEQVPRVDVIVGPGNIWVTLAKKLVSGMVGIDMIAGPSEILVISDGKAPAAYAAADLLSQAEHDTMASAILVTTDAAFAKEVLAELEKQLANLPRKDTAEASLRDFGAILVVDTLEQAFDVSNRLAPEHLELLMEDPLSWIGKVRNAGAIFCGTHTPEPMGDYIAGPNHVLPTAGTARFASALGVDHFVKKSSLISYTRDAFMKEAEDVMHLAGIEGLEAHAHSVRVRLEKG
- a CDS encoding MlaD family protein; this encodes MDLEFSRRERVVGTFVVAIMVLLLSSLFILGRGKGWFERHISYHTIFAESYNLQRGAAVKLFNTDVGRVRRVTVKGEHVRVDLDILEAYSSRIREDTMATVESPTLIGSEYVSIRTAGRSDAPLVPHGGEIFSQERKSISDLIAEFEIEKTAKMVIGAVQDLSEMTSAFRDPKGPVFTAMDTVNLILMELQEGKGTLGSILKSRELMEEIHARMAEVSAILAHVEEAAGKTPESVDLVNENLAQLKVMGERLNKDMDTIMEGLHGELDKISRMIDDIATAGHDVPAITSNARSGIQEVRETLRELDKVVTSVQKNVLIRGNIPQEAPGMALEADGR
- the serC gene encoding 3-phosphoserine/phosphohydroxythreonine transaminase; this encodes MTERIHNFNPGPAALPLSVLEEVQAEMLNFKNSGMSILEISHRSDLFAEVLASARNRAKRLLNLPDNYRVLFIQGGASLQFAMAPMNFLGPDDRADYINTGTWATKAFEQASLLGKKVRYAASSEEKAFSFIPKNADFDPKARYVHITSNNTIRGTQWQHYPDTGEMPLVCDMCSDIFSRPVPVEKFGLIYAGAQKNLGPSGLTLVIIREDMLHWNPDAVMPTLMRYKTYSDHYSMYNTPPCFGIYVAEKVMAWLENEIGGLEKMAALNRAKAERLYQALDATDFYQGTAEKEDRSLMNVTFRLKNTELEPVFIKEALNAGLSGLKGHKSVGGCRASLYNATGMDAVESLLAFMKDFEKRKG
- a CDS encoding Txe/YoeB family addiction module toxin, which encodes MVLGKKGKLPSHTQKPKESVFQPEFREDLRYWVETDRKTALRIFQLIEAVMRDPFQGIGKPEPLKFLGSGVWSRRITQEHRLVYVVTHDKIDFVQAKYHY
- a CDS encoding flagellin, encoding MTLRFNTDITGMFGANQLSRLQQGLGSSISRMGSGLQIQKAADNASGLTIANNLSSQARGFGQAMRNASDAISIAQVADGGMSGVSATLHGIREKVLQAANASQSTESRTAIQADISKAVTAMDDIASNTRFNNQPLLSGTFTDKSFQIGNLPGQTLNFSISAVNSGRLGDPDLGTVADIDVTTEEGARTALGIVDAALGQVNANRANLGSAHNQLESSIRSIATSRVQTSAAESSIRDVDIAEESMNMNRIKNLTNASLFAQIQGRANRENVFSILMPGAA
- a CDS encoding lysophospholipid acyltransferase family protein, producing the protein MKAIRKQLGNPVLAIVILFIIRLISATYRYRTRGLDKVMTRLEKGEKILICQWHQQFFPAIARYGRWFNRFKPGLMISRSEDGRIIANVAERVGWHTVRGSSTRGGSEAMAEMIAHIRRTGLGGHILDGPTGPIGIVKPGAIRIAQQSEALLLPVLLIAEKRWQAESWDRFVIPKPFSTVILSFEEPLNPPDMDADPESFEVVRKTLEERMRPELY
- a CDS encoding acetyl-CoA hydrolase/transferase family protein, with translation MAVNVMNEYKSKLTSAENAVKVVKSGDHVFYGEFVLFPRRLDEALAERIHELNGLEVRGVCFTQFPKVIEKDPQRKHAVVSDYHFSGISRRLHDQNLCNYVPITYHQSPRFIRKYIQPDVAFITTAPMDKNGFLNFGLANSVTGANLSKAKKIVVEINENVPYCMGGNFESIHVSKVDYIVEGSNFPLIEVPPAPGKDVDREIATHILKEIEDGATLQLGIGGLPNLIGEMIAASDLKDIGIHTEMLVDSCVDLYESGRVTGRKKNIDHFKMAYTFAMGTKKLYDFLHLNPAGASYPVNYVNDPRIVALNPKVVAINNAVEVDLFSQVCSESSGYRQISGTGGQFDFIFGAFNSKGGKGIIALTSTYTDKDGTLKSRIVPTLKPGAIVTVPRSITHYVATEYGIAMLKGKSTWQRAEELINLAHPDFRDELIKEADKMKIWVNSNKHDA